In Rhizophagus irregularis chromosome 19, complete sequence, the following are encoded in one genomic region:
- a CDS encoding mitochondrial 37S ribosomal protein uS14m, with product MHFRILSQARVRRDIKTRETVAATELIRQAYRFITRNEQVHPRIRQHAQLMLNSFPRHARPSTIRNRCTETGRARGIFRDSRLCRYQFRLKALNGEIPGVKKAVW from the coding sequence atgcATTTTCGTATTTTAAGTCAAGCAAGAGTTCGTCGCGACATAAAAACTCGCGAAACAGTTGCAGCCACTGAATTAATTCGACAAGCTTATCGATTTATTACACGTAACGAACAGGTTCACCCAAGAATTAGGCAACATGCTCAACTTATGCTAAATTCTTTCCCTCGTCATGCACGACCTTCAACAATCAGAAACCGTTGTACTGAAACTGGTCGAGCTCGTGGTATCTTTCGAGATTCAAGACTTTGCCGGTATCAATTTAGATTGAAAGCTTTAAATGGAGAGATACCTGGAGTCAAAAAAGCCGTTTGGTGA